One window of Xanthomonas sp. 10-10 genomic DNA carries:
- a CDS encoding NAD(P)-dependent oxidoreductase: MKRVLVTGAAGMIGRRVAGALLQRGDAVAGLDDLSSGMPFPEDLHAAIVADVSQRETVAAALREFRADALVHLAAMHHIPTCETQRMRCLQANVVGTESVLHAASDAAVRHVVIASSGAVYAWGEGALDEHDSATEARDNYALSKLCNETQLRLWCTADTGRRGRAARLFNTIAHDDPNAHLIPDVLAQLAADPAETPRLQLGNLQPCRDYIHADDAAAGLIALLDDARPDPAFDVFNLCSGVEHSVAELVEQIGALLGRSPRLEVDPQRQRRIDRLHQLGDPGKAARVLGWRARWNLRQALQRVLAATDAAAGQHV, encoded by the coding sequence ATGAAGCGGGTGCTGGTCACCGGCGCAGCCGGGATGATCGGGCGACGCGTGGCGGGCGCGTTGCTGCAGCGTGGCGATGCGGTGGCGGGGTTGGACGATCTGTCCAGCGGCATGCCGTTTCCGGAAGACCTGCATGCGGCAATCGTCGCCGACGTGAGCCAACGCGAGACGGTCGCTGCCGCACTGCGTGAGTTCCGTGCCGATGCGCTGGTCCATCTGGCTGCCATGCATCACATCCCTACCTGCGAGACGCAACGCATGCGCTGCCTGCAGGCGAACGTCGTTGGCACCGAAAGCGTGCTGCACGCCGCCAGCGACGCGGCCGTGCGACACGTGGTGATCGCCTCCAGCGGTGCGGTCTACGCCTGGGGCGAGGGCGCGCTGGACGAACACGACAGCGCGACCGAAGCGCGCGACAACTACGCCCTGTCCAAGCTCTGCAACGAAACGCAATTGCGGCTGTGGTGCACTGCCGACACTGGCCGACGCGGGCGCGCCGCACGTCTGTTCAACACGATTGCCCACGACGATCCCAACGCGCATCTGATACCGGACGTGCTGGCGCAACTGGCCGCCGACCCGGCAGAAACGCCACGCCTGCAGCTGGGCAACCTGCAGCCGTGCCGGGACTACATCCATGCAGACGACGCCGCGGCAGGACTGATCGCGCTGCTTGACGACGCGCGGCCGGACCCGGCCTTCGATGTATTCAATCTATGTTCCGGGGTGGAGCATTCGGTCGCCGAACTGGTGGAGCAGATCGGTGCGCTGCTTGGGCGATCACCGCGCCTGGAGGTGGACCCACAACGTCAGCGGCGAATCGACCGTCTTCACCAGCTGGGCGATCCGGGCAAGGCGGCCCGCGTGCTGGGGTGGCGCGCACGCTGGAACCTGCGCCAGGCATTGCAGCGCGTGTTGGCGGCGACCGACGCGGCCGCCGGACAACACGTGTGA
- a CDS encoding glycosyltransferase family 4 protein, with the protein MRILHVYKDFAPHGGGGGVARHIHGLAVILTQAGHTLRILAPLTDSSVSPQGYAVVRATAWQLWHHVGWADVVHVHGARTPIAAVAAAVARLRGKRLIYTPHCYYDDDPAMSKRVRKWCWDHLVEKPLLRSALPTVLLSAYWLDYLSRRRLSPRRALLLPNAVLAAEQCLPATASPPLRGTPALLSVGRLDAVKRLQDAIAALTEPNMDAAVLHVVGRGPDRARLEACAVALGVSARVHFYGFVSDAEVATMAALADVFVLPSAVEGMPTVLIEMLLLGCPVVASDIPGNRSILAQIGLQAALHRLGDSAALAACIDVQRQQRIGPERMAHVQADFTWEGLRAQVLALYDGQAAQEPAT; encoded by the coding sequence ATGCGCATCCTGCACGTGTACAAGGATTTCGCGCCCCATGGCGGCGGCGGTGGGGTGGCGCGCCATATCCATGGGCTGGCGGTGATCCTGACCCAGGCCGGCCATACGCTGCGGATCCTGGCACCGCTGACCGACAGCAGTGTCTCGCCGCAGGGCTACGCGGTGGTCCGCGCGACGGCATGGCAACTGTGGCACCACGTCGGCTGGGCCGATGTGGTGCACGTGCACGGTGCGCGCACCCCCATTGCCGCCGTCGCCGCCGCAGTGGCCCGGCTGCGCGGCAAGCGTCTGATCTACACCCCGCACTGCTATTACGACGACGATCCTGCGATGAGCAAGCGCGTGCGCAAGTGGTGCTGGGACCACCTCGTCGAGAAGCCGCTGCTGCGAAGCGCGCTACCGACCGTGCTGTTATCCGCCTATTGGCTGGACTATCTCTCGCGACGGCGACTGTCGCCCAGGCGGGCACTGCTGCTGCCCAATGCCGTGCTGGCCGCCGAGCAGTGCCTGCCCGCGACGGCGAGCCCGCCACTGCGCGGCACGCCTGCGCTGTTGTCGGTCGGCCGACTGGATGCGGTCAAACGGCTGCAGGATGCGATCGCAGCGCTCACCGAGCCGAACATGGACGCGGCAGTGCTGCACGTCGTGGGTCGCGGACCGGATCGGGCACGTCTGGAGGCCTGTGCGGTGGCGTTGGGTGTTTCCGCACGCGTGCACTTCTACGGCTTCGTCAGCGATGCCGAGGTGGCGACGATGGCGGCACTGGCCGATGTCTTCGTTCTGCCTTCGGCAGTGGAAGGCATGCCGACCGTATTGATCGAAATGCTGCTGCTCGGCTGCCCGGTGGTTGCCAGCGACATTCCCGGCAATCGCTCGATCCTTGCCCAGATCGGCCTGCAGGCGGCATTGCACCGGCTCGGCGACAGCGCTGCGCTGGCCGCATGCATCGACGTGCAGCGACAGCAGAGGATCGGGCCGGAACGTATGGCGCACGTCCAGGCGGACTTCACCTGGGAAGGCCTGCGGGCGCAGGTGCTGGCACTGTACGATGGGCAGGCCGCACAGGAACCCGCAACGTGA
- a CDS encoding WecB/TagA/CpsF family glycosyltransferase, with product MDLVPPAQILLRAQHAAEGGAPIRVEGLNVAKLIDARAQLPLRQALEQAEVVHIDGAGISLGLHWFGADVPSRRAGIDLMQDMCSQAASSGAGVYLLGARPAVVAAAAERLRTAWPGLHIAGVRDGYFSDAEEHSVVAAIRQSGARYLFVGISSPKKELFLEKHWQTLGVPVAMGVGGSFDVLSGMLPRAPRLMQRFGMEWLFRLALEPRRLAWRYLRTNGAYLLLLLRARLSRRYRAQALTTWNT from the coding sequence TTGGACCTCGTTCCCCCCGCGCAGATCCTGCTGCGTGCGCAGCATGCCGCCGAAGGCGGCGCGCCGATCCGGGTGGAGGGCCTGAACGTGGCCAAGCTGATCGATGCGCGTGCCCAGTTGCCGTTGCGACAGGCATTGGAACAGGCCGAGGTGGTGCACATCGATGGCGCAGGCATCAGCCTGGGCTTGCACTGGTTCGGGGCGGACGTACCCTCGCGCCGGGCCGGTATCGATCTGATGCAGGACATGTGCAGTCAGGCTGCCAGCAGCGGCGCCGGGGTCTATCTGCTCGGCGCCCGTCCGGCGGTGGTGGCCGCCGCCGCCGAGCGCCTGCGCACGGCGTGGCCCGGGCTGCATATTGCCGGCGTGCGCGATGGCTATTTCAGCGATGCCGAAGAACACTCGGTCGTCGCGGCGATCCGTCAGTCCGGTGCGCGCTATCTCTTCGTCGGCATCAGCTCGCCAAAGAAGGAGCTGTTCCTGGAGAAACACTGGCAGACGCTGGGTGTCCCGGTGGCCATGGGGGTGGGCGGCTCGTTCGACGTGCTGTCGGGAATGTTGCCGCGGGCGCCGCGACTGATGCAGCGTTTTGGCATGGAGTGGCTGTTTCGGCTTGCGCTGGAACCACGCCGCCTGGCCTGGCGCTATCTGCGCACCAATGGTGCGTATCTGTTGCTGTTGCTGCGCGCGCGTCTCAGCAGACGCTACCGCGCGCAGGCGCTCACGACCTGGAATACATGA
- a CDS encoding class I SAM-dependent methyltransferase: MPAAGPTARCGSQSRSHCGIGACMRSALATSQEPWTPDHGHCRCCGGTQAQRTIWAEVYVGTGQELRRCGACAAVYLAPDLTEAALQHFYVHDYRRLFPAEIPWGSQARFFAWRGDRWIARSRLQRIAPALAPAARVLEVGSGFGAFLGAAAALRPDLHLSACEPDAAHRDGLLDGAAVTFLPALDAIADGQFDAVVAFHVLEHLTDPRAFLAALERILVPEGQAWIEVPDLMSGWRSRNYVHPAHLSYFSVPLLRRLVEAAGLEVVSCGPYSDRGVLAGNIWLQLRQPAQRRSAAPLAMADAHEIATVDARLDQVGWSRRDRLQRRLKHGLMRVLGRGLFGELQRWRGYRQLRKEQANDALR, from the coding sequence TTGCCAGCGGCCGGTCCCACAGCACGCTGTGGTTCGCAGTCTCGGTCGCACTGTGGTATCGGAGCGTGTATGCGTAGCGCGCTGGCGACATCGCAGGAACCCTGGACGCCCGATCATGGGCATTGCCGCTGTTGTGGCGGTACGCAGGCGCAACGCACCATCTGGGCAGAGGTCTATGTCGGAACAGGCCAGGAACTGCGCCGCTGCGGCGCGTGTGCAGCGGTGTATCTGGCACCGGACCTCACCGAGGCGGCGCTGCAGCATTTCTATGTCCACGACTATCGCCGGCTGTTTCCCGCAGAAATCCCCTGGGGTAGCCAAGCACGTTTCTTCGCCTGGCGCGGCGATCGCTGGATCGCGCGCAGCCGGCTGCAGCGGATCGCGCCCGCGCTTGCGCCGGCAGCCAGGGTGCTGGAGGTCGGCTCCGGCTTCGGTGCCTTCCTCGGTGCCGCTGCCGCCCTGCGTCCGGACCTGCACCTGTCCGCCTGCGAGCCGGATGCTGCGCATCGCGACGGATTGCTCGACGGCGCCGCGGTGACGTTCCTGCCCGCACTGGACGCAATTGCCGATGGTCAATTCGACGCGGTTGTCGCCTTCCATGTGCTTGAGCACCTGACCGACCCGCGCGCGTTTCTGGCGGCATTGGAGCGCATCTTGGTTCCCGAGGGACAGGCCTGGATCGAAGTCCCGGACCTGATGAGCGGATGGCGCTCGCGCAACTACGTCCACCCAGCCCACCTGAGCTATTTTTCGGTGCCATTGCTGCGGCGCCTGGTCGAGGCGGCAGGCCTGGAGGTCGTGTCCTGCGGCCCGTATTCCGATCGCGGTGTCCTGGCCGGCAACATCTGGCTACAGCTGCGGCAACCCGCACAGCGGCGCAGCGCAGCGCCATTGGCGATGGCGGACGCGCACGAAATTGCCACGGTCGATGCACGCCTGGACCAGGTGGGATGGAGCAGGCGGGATCGACTGCAGCGGCGGCTCAAGCACGGCCTGATGCGCGTGCTCGGCAGAGGGCTGTTCGGTGAGCTGCAGCGCTGGCGCGGATACCGACAGCTTCGCAAGGAACAGGCAAACGATGCGCTTCGCTGA
- a CDS encoding polysaccharide biosynthesis C-terminal domain-containing protein: MKPRLPPAWRSLVRGLSAQWVSILFTAAVSLALSVWLARGMGPAGFGRYAYLLNLATLLALLQDAGMRTLVLREGVAAGIPAPMARALPGLARGHLLWSTLLLAAASLAARHAGGDPALVWAVLCFGAVTLTQLVSAQLKAAGRWQRDASWLAGARALSAVLVVMAVLLLGHDPGVVFAAWGCGLVLAYLLLGRGLRDRPQWRPQPLAYRAAAGFFWIDTATGLYRRSDVVILQHMVPAAELGQYAAAYRVFDGVLLLAMPVALLLFRQLRLERTQATRARRLEDRALWLAGAAGLALAAAGAWLGTWLMELLYGAAYRVVAGQLLGWLFAAFVFVLPNYVLTQAAIASDRQRWYVLGAGLAAVVNIALNLLLTRQYGVHGAAIAVIATEATLTATLWCGLRVAGRGRAHA; the protein is encoded by the coding sequence GTGAAACCGCGTCTGCCGCCTGCCTGGCGCAGCCTGGTGCGTGGATTGTCGGCGCAGTGGGTGTCGATCCTGTTCACCGCCGCCGTCTCGCTGGCGCTGTCGGTGTGGCTGGCGCGTGGCATGGGTCCCGCCGGCTTCGGCCGCTACGCCTACCTGCTCAATCTGGCGACCTTGCTGGCGCTGCTGCAGGATGCCGGCATGCGTACCCTGGTGCTGCGCGAAGGGGTTGCGGCCGGCATCCCTGCGCCGATGGCGCGCGCGCTGCCTGGGCTGGCACGCGGGCACTTGCTGTGGTCCACGCTGTTGCTGGCCGCCGCCAGCCTGGCAGCGCGCCACGCCGGCGGCGATCCCGCACTGGTCTGGGCGGTGCTGTGCTTCGGTGCGGTGACGCTGACCCAGTTGGTCTCCGCCCAGCTGAAGGCGGCGGGCCGCTGGCAACGCGACGCCAGCTGGCTGGCGGGTGCGCGTGCGCTCAGCGCGGTGCTGGTGGTGATGGCGGTCCTGTTGCTTGGTCACGACCCCGGCGTGGTCTTCGCTGCCTGGGGATGCGGTCTGGTGCTGGCCTATCTCTTGTTGGGGCGGGGCCTGCGGGATCGACCGCAATGGCGGCCGCAGCCGCTGGCGTACCGCGCGGCGGCCGGCTTCTTCTGGATCGATACGGCCACCGGCCTGTACCGTCGCAGCGACGTGGTGATCCTGCAGCACATGGTGCCTGCGGCGGAGCTTGGGCAGTACGCCGCGGCGTACCGCGTGTTCGATGGCGTGCTGTTACTGGCGATGCCGGTTGCCTTGTTGCTGTTCCGCCAGCTGCGGCTTGAACGCACGCAGGCCACGCGTGCGCGCCGTCTGGAGGATCGCGCGCTGTGGCTGGCCGGTGCGGCAGGGCTGGCGCTGGCAGCGGCCGGTGCCTGGCTCGGTACCTGGTTGATGGAGTTGTTGTACGGAGCGGCGTATCGCGTGGTGGCCGGGCAATTGCTCGGCTGGCTGTTTGCTGCGTTCGTGTTCGTCCTGCCGAACTATGTGCTGACCCAGGCCGCCATCGCCAGCGACCGGCAGCGTTGGTACGTGCTCGGCGCCGGTCTGGCGGCGGTGGTCAACATCGCACTGAACCTGCTGCTTACCCGTCAGTACGGTGTGCACGGGGCAGCCATCGCCGTGATCGCCACCGAAGCGACGCTGACCGCCACGTTATGGTGCGGGTTGCGCGTTGCAGGGCGCGGCCGCGCCCACGCGTAG
- a CDS encoding O-antigen ligase family protein: protein MTTGAAAPRPAQTGLVVICLGLYLLFCLQQVVLTGRYFGVGLSLGSMAIRGAALGLSAWALWRHGVPACLRWPLLSILLCMAALAASVLASDHPALAFKYAVRYATALLWLWALLNLAVASPRWPRAATLAALIAVWINLALGMAVRLQWPPALEWSLAFHAQDSFKYLPRVSGMYDHPALLAATSVIVALLTIQLYQRNEVGRKVLAAAVMAAVAALALSEVRNPLLPVAALIAWWAWSRRGGPRPVRRTAWIASLGLLAVAAFVLRQRYAEMTSAVHENTLTALTLGRTYLWSGAFEAWRSHPWFGLGAGVFQFLVPDYTGGRFDRGELHAHNGLLAVLSETGLCGLLACLCLLWALWAPLLRNPAERGWALIWLLFLAGLNVFDFYLLFYPFSLHAALALALLYARHSVLSDAPQSRTY from the coding sequence ATGACAACGGGCGCGGCTGCGCCCCGGCCAGCGCAGACCGGGCTGGTGGTCATCTGCCTGGGCCTCTATCTGCTGTTCTGTCTGCAGCAAGTCGTGCTGACCGGACGCTACTTCGGGGTCGGTCTGTCGTTGGGATCGATGGCCATCCGCGGCGCCGCGCTCGGCCTGAGCGCATGGGCGCTGTGGCGGCATGGCGTTCCCGCATGCCTGCGCTGGCCACTGCTGTCGATCCTGCTGTGCATGGCCGCGCTGGCAGCGTCGGTCCTGGCATCGGACCACCCGGCATTGGCATTCAAGTATGCCGTGCGTTACGCCACCGCCTTGCTGTGGCTATGGGCATTGCTCAATCTGGCGGTGGCTTCGCCACGCTGGCCACGCGCGGCAACACTGGCTGCGTTGATTGCGGTATGGATCAATCTGGCGCTGGGCATGGCCGTGCGGCTGCAGTGGCCGCCAGCGCTGGAGTGGTCGCTGGCCTTCCATGCACAGGACAGCTTCAAGTACCTGCCGCGGGTATCAGGCATGTACGACCATCCGGCACTGCTGGCGGCAACCTCCGTCATCGTGGCGTTGCTGACGATCCAGCTGTACCAGCGCAACGAGGTCGGTCGCAAGGTACTGGCTGCGGCAGTGATGGCTGCCGTCGCCGCGCTGGCATTGAGTGAGGTCCGCAACCCGTTGTTGCCGGTGGCCGCGTTGATCGCCTGGTGGGCGTGGTCGCGCCGCGGCGGGCCACGCCCTGTCCGACGCACGGCCTGGATCGCCTCGCTCGGCCTGCTGGCCGTTGCCGCCTTCGTCCTGCGCCAACGCTACGCGGAGATGACCAGTGCGGTGCACGAAAACACGCTGACCGCGCTCACGCTGGGACGCACCTATCTGTGGTCCGGCGCGTTCGAGGCATGGCGCAGCCATCCCTGGTTCGGGCTCGGTGCTGGCGTGTTCCAGTTTCTGGTACCCGATTACACCGGTGGCCGCTTCGATCGTGGCGAACTGCATGCGCACAACGGTCTGCTGGCGGTGCTGTCGGAAACCGGCCTATGCGGATTGCTGGCATGTCTGTGCCTGCTGTGGGCGCTCTGGGCACCGCTGCTACGCAATCCCGCCGAACGCGGCTGGGCGCTGATCTGGTTGTTGTTCCTGGCCGGCTTGAACGTGTTCGATTTCTATCTGTTGTTCTATCCCTTTTCCCTGCATGCGGCGTTGGCCCTCGCCCTGCTGTACGCCCGCCACAGCGTGCTCAGCGACGCACCGCAATCCAGGACTTATTGA
- a CDS encoding TylF/MycF family methyltransferase, producing MTTIERLKFAYHRLRGSANLHRNDALGALFRAWAYVHATQLAGDYYEFGVYRGNSLAHAWLSYRHHRRHLEHSARLPYRRQGTVSAFLAQRPRFYGFDTFAGMPANLEGEDSLAAGSFVATQAQAQARCAAVGLKAPDLQLVPGLFADNAHAIGHTHAAIVHVDCDLYSSAHDALTLIAPRLVQGSVMLCDDYDLFRADHQQGERRALQECAARFGIAFEPWFAYGAASRAFLCHVPTLAPAPQP from the coding sequence GTGACGACCATCGAACGCCTCAAGTTCGCCTACCATCGGTTGCGTGGGAGCGCGAACCTGCATCGCAACGATGCACTCGGCGCACTGTTTCGTGCATGGGCTTACGTGCATGCGACCCAGCTGGCAGGCGACTACTACGAATTTGGCGTGTATCGCGGTAACAGTCTCGCCCACGCGTGGTTGAGCTATCGCCATCATCGGCGCCATCTGGAGCACAGCGCGCGGCTGCCTTACCGCAGGCAGGGAACGGTGTCTGCGTTTCTGGCGCAGCGCCCACGCTTCTACGGCTTCGACACGTTTGCCGGGATGCCGGCAAATCTGGAAGGCGAAGACAGCCTGGCTGCCGGCAGCTTTGTTGCCACGCAGGCACAGGCGCAAGCGCGCTGTGCGGCGGTCGGTCTGAAGGCGCCGGATCTGCAACTGGTACCTGGATTGTTCGCCGACAATGCGCACGCCATCGGCCACACGCATGCGGCGATCGTGCATGTGGATTGCGATCTCTACAGCTCGGCACACGACGCCCTGACCCTGATCGCACCGCGTCTGGTGCAGGGCAGCGTCATGCTGTGCGACGACTACGATCTATTTCGCGCCGACCACCAACAGGGCGAGCGCCGGGCGCTGCAGGAGTGCGCCGCTCGCTTCGGCATCGCGTTCGAACCCTGGTTCGCCTATGGCGCCGCCTCGCGTGCCTTTCTGTGCCATGTCCCGACGCTTGCACCTGCCCCGCAGCCATGA
- the asnB gene encoding asparagine synthase (glutamine-hydrolyzing), which yields MCGIVALRSFVAETPLQARAERALDALSRRGPDAQGLLCLEQPVPTALGHRRLAILDLTDAATQPMRCTETGNTVVFNGEIYNFLELRRELEALGHRFRTDSDTEVILHGWRAWGEDLFPRCNGMWALVLLDQASGDLIYCRDRMGVKPLYLHHDGRQLVLASEIRAIAACLGGYPPPNPAAVFDFLVTGLSDHTGETFYAGIRAVPPGWLYRVSPAGHSRRTPYHQWPLPGTVAPLDAAATSALLEDATRLRLRSDAPTVSLLSGGLDSSILTTLSVQAGALPRTCFAGAFTYGYHDTEQAGFDETDAAAALMRSLGQSERHFLHRVHAIPDEEELLALVEAQEEPFCTPSILASFRMYRAIRAAGYKVVLNGEGADELFGGYVRLYLALSARSALHQARLPTAIGLLSTGAVDPRLLLNRLAWDLPVGPLGALLRRHRPSVACMSSALWHDQAARLRLLQVDRRADVQTRLRSDVLSTNLPMVLRMTDRNSMSAGVEVRAPFLDYRVVERALSTPAQQRMGDYHGKAMLRHAFADRLPARVTTQRKSTGFGHAEQFLVDRMPLQQALATLPAGVNALLDVARLRRELASGRSHSTLWFAVSVALWYRSVYA from the coding sequence ATGTGCGGCATAGTCGCGCTGCGTAGCTTCGTGGCGGAAACGCCGCTGCAGGCACGCGCCGAACGCGCGCTGGATGCCTTGTCCCGCCGCGGTCCGGACGCGCAGGGTCTGCTGTGCCTGGAGCAGCCGGTGCCCACTGCGTTGGGCCACCGTCGCCTGGCGATCCTGGACCTGACCGACGCCGCCACCCAGCCGATGCGCTGCACCGAGACCGGCAACACGGTGGTCTTCAATGGCGAGATCTACAACTTCCTCGAGTTGCGCCGCGAACTGGAGGCGTTGGGTCACCGATTCCGCACCGACAGCGACACCGAGGTGATCCTGCACGGCTGGCGCGCCTGGGGCGAGGACCTGTTTCCACGTTGCAACGGCATGTGGGCGCTGGTGCTGCTGGACCAGGCAAGCGGCGACCTGATCTATTGCCGCGACCGGATGGGTGTCAAACCCTTGTATCTGCACCACGACGGCCGGCAGTTGGTGCTGGCCAGCGAGATTCGCGCCATCGCTGCCTGCCTGGGGGGCTACCCGCCACCCAATCCCGCGGCGGTGTTCGATTTTCTGGTCACCGGCCTGTCCGACCACACCGGCGAGACCTTCTACGCGGGCATCCGCGCCGTCCCGCCCGGCTGGCTGTACCGGGTGTCGCCGGCTGGTCACAGCCGGCGCACGCCGTACCACCAGTGGCCACTGCCCGGTACAGTTGCACCGCTGGATGCCGCAGCCACCAGTGCGCTGCTCGAAGACGCCACCCGCCTGCGGCTGCGCTCGGATGCTCCCACCGTGTCGCTGCTGTCGGGCGGATTGGACAGCTCGATCCTGACCACTCTCAGCGTGCAGGCAGGTGCGCTGCCACGTACCTGTTTCGCCGGCGCCTTCACCTATGGCTACCACGACACCGAACAGGCCGGCTTCGACGAAACCGACGCGGCCGCTGCCTTGATGCGCAGCCTCGGGCAGAGCGAGCGTCACTTCCTTCATCGCGTCCACGCGATTCCCGACGAGGAGGAATTGCTGGCACTGGTGGAGGCACAGGAAGAGCCGTTCTGCACGCCGTCGATACTGGCGAGTTTCCGCATGTATCGCGCCATCCGCGCCGCCGGTTACAAGGTGGTGCTCAATGGCGAAGGCGCCGATGAGCTGTTCGGTGGATACGTGCGCCTTTACCTGGCCCTGAGCGCACGCAGTGCACTGCATCAGGCACGGCTGCCGACCGCCATCGGGCTGCTATCCACCGGTGCAGTGGACCCGCGCCTGCTGCTCAATCGTCTTGCATGGGATCTGCCGGTCGGCCCGCTGGGCGCACTGCTGCGCCGGCATCGGCCGAGCGTGGCCTGCATGTCCTCGGCGTTGTGGCACGACCAGGCGGCCCGGTTGCGACTGCTGCAGGTTGATCGGCGGGCGGACGTCCAGACGCGCCTGCGCAGCGACGTGCTGTCGACCAACCTGCCGATGGTGTTGCGCATGACCGACCGCAACAGCATGTCCGCCGGCGTGGAGGTGCGTGCGCCGTTCCTGGACTACCGCGTTGTCGAACGCGCGTTGTCGACGCCGGCGCAGCAGCGCATGGGCGACTACCATGGCAAGGCGATGCTGCGACACGCGTTCGCCGATCGCCTGCCGGCGCGCGTGACCACGCAGCGCAAGAGCACCGGCTTCGGGCATGCCGAGCAATTCCTGGTCGACCGCATGCCGTTGCAGCAGGCACTGGCAACGCTGCCGGCAGGGGTGAACGCGCTGCTGGATGTGGCGCGGCTCCGCAGGGAGCTTGCCAGCGGCCGGTCCCACAGCACGCTGTGGTTCGCAGTCTCGGTCGCACTGTGGTATCGGAGCGTGTATGCGTAG
- a CDS encoding class I SAM-dependent methyltransferase — MALTAQADYNDANSLSARLRARRLRVFLEMVRACHRRQGYCRVIDVGGTLAYWAHVPDAFFAEHACEVTVVNLDNSAQPTARPSLRAQQGDGCALAFADNAFDIAHSNSVIEHVGDAARTRAFADEIRRVAPQYYVQTPNYWFPVEPHYLAPGVQFLPRAWQAELLYRVPLGRIDRPQTRAQARCFVDDIRLLRRRDMARLFPDAALVAERWYGLNKSWIAVRR, encoded by the coding sequence ATGGCACTGACTGCGCAAGCCGATTACAACGACGCCAATTCGCTCAGTGCGCGACTGCGTGCACGGCGCTTGCGCGTGTTCCTGGAGATGGTACGCGCCTGCCATCGGCGCCAAGGTTATTGCCGGGTGATCGACGTCGGCGGCACGCTCGCCTACTGGGCGCACGTGCCGGACGCCTTCTTCGCCGAACACGCCTGCGAAGTGACCGTGGTCAATCTCGACAACTCCGCGCAGCCGACCGCGCGCCCGTCTCTGCGTGCGCAGCAGGGCGACGGCTGTGCGTTGGCGTTCGCCGACAACGCCTTTGACATCGCTCACTCCAATTCGGTGATCGAGCACGTGGGCGATGCCGCGCGCACGCGCGCATTTGCAGACGAAATCCGTCGCGTGGCCCCGCAGTACTATGTGCAGACGCCCAATTACTGGTTTCCGGTCGAGCCGCATTATCTGGCGCCCGGCGTTCAATTCCTGCCACGCGCCTGGCAGGCAGAGTTGTTGTACCGGGTTCCCCTGGGCCGCATCGATCGACCGCAGACGCGGGCGCAGGCGCGTTGTTTCGTGGACGATATCCGCCTGCTGCGCAGGCGCGACATGGCGCGCCTGTTCCCGGACGCTGCGCTGGTCGCCGAGCGCTGGTACGGCCTCAATAAGTCCTGGATTGCGGTGCGTCGCTGA